Genomic window (Rossellomorea aquimaris):
TCTTGTCTGCCCATTTATAGATGGTAATGGTTGAATAAACAGGATCGAATAGCTCCTGTGAATGGAATACTTGGACTTTTTCTATTTTTTCATCAAGGTTTTCAATACCCTGTTGTTTGAATCCTTTAACCACTGCTCCGGTCAGGTAGATCTCTTTATTCGTATGCTGAATGTCCTGAAGGAATTGAGAGTAGGTTAACACCCGCTTATGTGAGTAAGGTGCATCCAGATAGGAGAATACTCTTGTTTCTTCCCATGTGTACACCACAATCGGACTTTCCTCATTTTGTTCTGTGAAATATGACTCTGTTTTGTAGACGGCGGGTGCAGAAGAGTGATAATCGGTCAACACGCCCACACTCGTTCCTATATGCAAAATAAACCACAGGCTTAGGGTGATGACCTTCATTATATTGAGCTCTTTCATCCATCCTATTAACATGAAAAACCCTAATAATATGGCCAAAGGCAGAATATGTCTCGGTTTATCAATATTTTGTGCAAATAATCCCCAGATAAAATAGGAGCTGAGTGCAATCAGGAGTAATATAGTGCCTGCACCAGGTTTAGTCCACTTACCGGTAATTTTCACACTTAATAAAAATAGAAGCGCCGTGATGACTGTAATAGAAAGCGATTGTGTAAATAATCCGTTCCAGCCTATATTGATAAATATATAGTTCCATAACCTTTCAAAAAATCCTGTATTCGACTCTACCGTTCCTCCCCATTCAGTAAAGTGTCCGTCTGTGAATCCAAAGGCAATCTGTAGCAGGGTCTTGAGGCTTCCTGCATTGGCCGCCAGTGACGATAGCCACACCCCTTGAGAAAGTATGAGTAGAGTCAGATGAAAAGCGGTGGTTTTCACTTTTTCTGAACCGTTGCCGCTCTCCTTCCAAAACACAAACCAATAGTAGAGGAGCCCCGCACCAAAGCCGATATAGGATAATCGGATACCCATCAAGATGGCAAATAGAAGAATGGGAAGAACAGCCGCATCCTTCGTCTTCAGTATGACAGCACGGTGGAGACTCCATAAGTACCACCATAATACCGGGATAGCAGCACCTTCACTCATAGCTTGAACAGTCATCGCACTCGGGTAAGAAAGGGAAAATAATAAAAGCGTAGCAATGATGGCTTTTTTTCTCTCTAGGTAATGGCAAAATAGCCAATAAACAGGAAGAATCGAGCTAACAAGCAAAATCGTATTAAAAAGCTGAAGGGATAGGACTGCGTCATCAATAAAAGAATGAACCATCATTCCCCCGAAAATAAAAAAAGGGTACCCTGGAAAATGGGGCTGCATCTTCAATAAATCAAATTCGATGACTCCCAGAGCATAATCGACTTCGTCCCAGCTTGAAGCATAAGGGGGAAGCAATATAAGTCTGTATATAAAGAATAGGCTGAAAACAACCAGTATACTTATCATCCATTTATTTAAATGTTTATTGATCATTGTTTTTCTCCTGTTTCTCTCCAAATAAAAACCAACTCAGTTTGAAAACCTTCTTAGCCTATTGTAAGGCTTTCTAAGAATGGTTTCCAATCATGAGTTGGTTGAGGGGGATTTAAGCATTTATTGAATTCACATCATCGGATTTTTTGATTGTCTTTTTTTGTTGTTCCATCCCGGCAGGCACGGACTTTCGTTTAAAAGGGTTAATGAGTTTATCCGTTCGGATTAAGTATATCCATAAGAATACGAATCCGAAGTAGAACCAATAGGCAAGCACCTGTTCAATCGTCGGGTTGTGGCTATAGCCGAACATTGCCGCCATGAACAGACCAACTTGACCGCTGATCAGAACCTCATTACCTGTGTCTCTCTCATAGTGAAGCTCATCTTGAAAGTGCTCAGGCATAATTTCCACAAGATTATATACTTCAGCGGGTTTCCCTTCTGCTGTTGTATATAAAGAGCCCATGATTCCAAGATCCTGAAGAATCCCTACTCCTTGGACAAGTAACCCGGCTGCGATGAACATGATCAGCAAACCTGTCACATTAAAGAACGTTTTCAACTTGAATTTCATGGCACCTGAGAAGAACGCATATCCAAGAACCATGGCAAGTAATAATCCACTAAGCGCTCCGTAGCTTGTGAATACTTTCGTAACGTCCCCTCCACTGATGGCAGCGAAAAAAAACACGGTTTCGACACCTTCACGAAGGACGATCAAGTATGAGTGAATGATCATCGCTGATACGCTGCCTGCCGTTAAGGCCGCATTGATCTTCTTTTCCATTTCCGTGTTGATCCCTTTGGACTGCTTTCTCATCCAGCCAACCATATGAGTCAGCAGGAAAACGGATGCAAACATGATCCCCACCTTCAAGTAAACTTCAGCTCCAAAACTCGAGAACCCTGTCAGGACGACCTGGAACAGTAAAGCGACTAAAAAACTGGATACAAGTGCAAGCAACACTCCTACATAAACCCATTTCTTATATTTGTCTGCTTTTAATCTTGTAAGATAAGAAAGAATCAACCCTACAATCAGAATGGCTTCTAAAGACTCTCTCAGTGTAATCAAAAATGCTTGAAAATCCACTTTGTTTCCCCCTTTGATACCCCGGAACTACTGTTTATTTTTACGTTTATTGATTGTAATAAGTACAATAAGAATCAAAATCAGTGCCAGTGAGAAATAGAGCCAGAAGCTTGAGCTTCCCCCTTCTCCCATTCCATCTAAAAATCCAAGATTCTCTTCGTTTAAATGACTCTCATCGGCTTTCTCAGAAGGAATCGGAAATAACGGTCGAAGTCCTTTGATAATCGACTCTACTTCTTTATCGAAAGCTTCGGGATCATTATCTTTGCTTCCAATGCCGAACAACCCGGGATTTCCCAAGGAATTTAACGCAGAATCAAATGAAGCATAAATCTTATCTGCCTCTTCCTGGCTTTTTTCTTCAACAACAAATGGTTCCAATACATTAAAAGTGCCTCTTGCTTTAGCAAGGAGAAGTTTCGCCTGACCATAATCGTCGAATTGATCTTGAGCAAAATGCAGTCTTCTTTCAATATTGAGCATCAATGCTGCTCTCCAGCTTTCTAATAAAAGATCCTTGTCTTTTTCCTCGAAAGCTTTGTTTATATCGGGCTGGACCTTTGAAAAATATAGTTCAAAATCCTTTTCATACGAATCATATATTTTCTTTGCGTTATCCCAGTCATCACTCTTTAAGCTGTTTTCCAGCTCTTTATACGCTTCAGCGATTTTCTCTTCTCCTGGATCCCCATAAGAATAAGCAGACGCCTGCGACGGGATAAATATGTAATTGAGAATAAATATCAATGAAAGACTAAAAAAAAGGCTTTTTTTCATATGGAAATCCTCCTGTATTTTCAATGATAATGATTATCATTATACTTGTCAATACGATTTTAAAGGCCCTCAATGGATGTTGCAGAAATTTTGTGAACATTATAATCTATATCCACTTTTTCAACAGGCCGCTTCATTTCTTTTACGATCGCCGGAAGCACATTAAACATATAGGCTTTGAACTTGATGAAGGATTGTCCCTTCGTCCGAACTCTATATTCAATTGGAACTTCCGTCATTCTGAAACCTTTACGCATGATATTTAGAGTCACCACTTGAGCATAATTATAGTCATGAATGATTTCGGCATGTTCCATTACTTGTTTAGAGAATGCCCTCATCCCTGATTGACCATCATAGATCCAGGTTCTCAGCAACACACATTGTAATAAGGTAAAACAATAATTGCCGATGCGGCGATGGATTCTCATCCCGTCGATGGTCCCCTTAAAGCGGGATCCCATTGTATAGTCTGACTGATTCGTGAAGATCGGCTCTAACAGCTCAGGAATTTGAGATGCAGGATACTCTCCATCCGCATCAATCATGACACCAATATCCGCTCCTGCAAGCAGCGATTCCTTTAACCCTCTTCTTACTGCCGCCCCTAAGCCTGAATTACGTTCCATATGTACGATATAGTCTGCTCCTGCTTCTTCTGCAACCTTTACGGTGTCATCGGTCGACCCATCATTCACGACCAGTACTTCCACCTGAACATCAGGATGAAACTCTCTGGGAATGTCACGGATGACATCCCCGATGGTTTCTTCTTCGTTATAAGCAGGCAAAAAAACAACAACCTTCTGTTTATTCACGGTGTTCTTCCTTTCTTCTAAATGCTTCTTCTAATACAGGTCCACGTGCATGGCTCGGGTATGGTGCTCCCAGAATATGAGCGATGGTACTGGCCATGGAAACAAGACTATGCTTTGACTCTACCTTGCGACCCTTATGGATATTAGGTCCATGCATGATAAATGGAACGAATCGTTCTCCTTCATCAAGATGCCCATGACCCCCGATTCCATCAGCCTGTCCATGATCGGCACAGATAAATAATGTTGTATTT
Coding sequences:
- a CDS encoding FTR1 family protein, whose translation is MDFQAFLITLRESLEAILIVGLILSYLTRLKADKYKKWVYVGVLLALVSSFLVALLFQVVLTGFSSFGAEVYLKVGIMFASVFLLTHMVGWMRKQSKGINTEMEKKINAALTAGSVSAMIIHSYLIVLREGVETVFFFAAISGGDVTKVFTSYGALSGLLLAMVLGYAFFSGAMKFKLKTFFNVTGLLIMFIAAGLLVQGVGILQDLGIMGSLYTTAEGKPAEVYNLVEIMPEHFQDELHYERDTGNEVLISGQVGLFMAAMFGYSHNPTIEQVLAYWFYFGFVFLWIYLIRTDKLINPFKRKSVPAGMEQQKKTIKKSDDVNSINA
- a CDS encoding glycosyltransferase family 2 protein, with protein sequence MNKQKVVVFLPAYNEEETIGDVIRDIPREFHPDVQVEVLVVNDGSTDDTVKVAEEAGADYIVHMERNSGLGAAVRRGLKESLLAGADIGVMIDADGEYPASQIPELLEPIFTNQSDYTMGSRFKGTIDGMRIHRRIGNYCFTLLQCVLLRTWIYDGQSGMRAFSKQVMEHAEIIHDYNYAQVVTLNIMRKGFRMTEVPIEYRVRTKGQSFIKFKAYMFNVLPAIVKEMKRPVEKVDIDYNVHKISATSIEGL